The Pseudalkalibacillus hwajinpoensis DNA window CTGGATGACATTGGCATTACAACAAACAAAAACACGATTCCTTTTGATCCACAAAGTCCATTCGTGACAAGTGGTCTTCGAATCGGAACAGCTGCCGTCACTTCTCGTGGATTTGGAGAAGCTGAAATGGAAGAAATCGCAAGCATTATTGGCGACGTTCTAAAACAGCTTGAAAATGAAGAGGTTCTAAAGAAAGCAGAAGAGCGCGTACACGCATTAACGGATAAGTTTCCGATGTACAAAAATCTTTCTTATTAAGTAGCAGTAAAAGCCGGAGGAAATTCTTCCGGCTTTTTTATAGGGATAAATAGACGACAAGCTCTAAGTAAGTGAATATTTCATCATCTTCTAAAAGCTTGAATCAGAGTGTGTTTTTCTGTAAAATTGCGAAGAAGATTTCTGAACGAAACCAAATTGAAAAGGGGAGAGCATCCGATGGGTAAAGTATACGTGTTCGATCATCCATTAATTCAACATAAGCTTACATACATTCGAGACGAAAAAACAGGTACAAAGGAATTCCGTGAACTTGTTGACGAAGTAGCTGCACTGATGGCTTATGAAATTACTAGAGAGCTTCCGACTGAAGAAGTGATCGTAAAGACACCGGTAACTGAAGCGAAATCAAAAGTTCTTTCTGGTAAGAAGCTTGGTCTTGTGCCAATTCTTCGAGCAGGACTTGGAATGACAGACGGCATCCTTAAGCTTATTCCTGCGGCAAAAGTAGGGCACGTTGGCCTTTACCGCGATCCGGAAACACTCCAGCCGGTCGAATATTACGTCAAACTCCCTGCAGATATTGAAGAGCGTGAATTTATCGTTATTGATCCGATGCTTGCGACAGGTGGATCTGCTGTTGAGGCGATCAACTCTCTTAAGAAGCGCGGAGCAAAGAACATTAAGATGATGTGTCTTATCGCAGCACCAGAAGGCGTGGAGCTGCTGCACGAAGCACATCCTGACGTGGACATTTACATCGCAGGTCTTGATGAAAAGCTAAATGAAAAAGGATACATTGTTCCTGGCCTCGGTGATGCTGGTGACCGCCTGTACGGGACGAAGTAAGGATCTTAGAACCTCTTCCGAATCGGAGAGGTTCTTTATTTTGGCTTTTGATTAAAGATAACGGTTAGGATGACAGTAAATGTGAAAAAACAGTGACAAAATTCGCAGTAATTAACAGGGAATCTTTACCTGAATCCTGTCAGTAAATCCATTCAGCTCTTGAAATCGTTATCATCCTTATTATTGCTGCCTTTTTTCAAAGAAAAGTTATTTGTGAAATTGATCACACCATTTCCCCTAAACACGTTGACATGATAGGCACCCTATTGTAGACTTACAAAGGGTATAGTGATAAGGTTTTCATTTGCTAAATAACCTTTTTAAGTGACACACCTTTTTAGCAAAGGGGCGCTCGATTTGAAGGCGATGGCACTCTATACAACGATTCTATCTTATCTTGTCGGATCAATTCTTACTGGGATTTTTCTAGGCAAATGGATGGACAGCCTTTTCGACACCTTTCCACTTTTTCTTGTTATTGGTCTCCTTCTAGGACTTGGAGGGGGAATCTACGGATTGGTTCGTCTTCTACATAAGTTTACAGGGGAAGATTAAATGACAGAATATACTCAAAGTTTCCGCCGCTACATGCAACTTACCCTGTATTTGCTCGCCATTTTCGTAATGGGTTGGGGAATTACCTCATATAAAGCACTATTCCTCGGGTTAATTCTTGGTACAGTATTCAGCATTTACAACCTATTCAACATGTTCCGAAAAATCAATCGTC harbors:
- the upp gene encoding uracil phosphoribosyltransferase produces the protein MGKVYVFDHPLIQHKLTYIRDEKTGTKEFRELVDEVAALMAYEITRELPTEEVIVKTPVTEAKSKVLSGKKLGLVPILRAGLGMTDGILKLIPAAKVGHVGLYRDPETLQPVEYYVKLPADIEEREFIVIDPMLATGGSAVEAINSLKKRGAKNIKMMCLIAAPEGVELLHEAHPDVDIYIAGLDEKLNEKGYIVPGLGDAGDRLYGTK
- a CDS encoding AtpZ/AtpI family protein; this translates as MALYTTILSYLVGSILTGIFLGKWMDSLFDTFPLFLVIGLLLGLGGGIYGLVRLLHKFTGED